One part of the Solanum dulcamara chromosome 8, daSolDulc1.2, whole genome shotgun sequence genome encodes these proteins:
- the LOC129899852 gene encoding uncharacterized protein LOC129899852 — protein sequence MNWKQSGIHVTPLQTEDTSNEIQATPLQIHDLSNERQVLSKEDSSEDLSDEYRVTHSEDEEDPDQWEDEQQENQQEAFRSTMTALLQKENQQEKEKNEPPSKSKQERKKSKQSFISSSDNVAFKSNINTRIQLGMDNAMSNTNSKIWLFWNKDCVCNLLDQDEQQLTCKISHAAWPKQYLTTFVYAKCKDYMRRDLWDKMLQFSDREEPWCTIGDFNVITHVEEKMGGQPYNMNKSFEFISVIEACGLTDLGFHGQQFTWCNKRDADARIWKRLDRAMVNDAWLEAMPVSTLNHLASTGSDHCPLLLECTERQSPTIKYFKFLHCWAENENFIDTVRSCWERPVDGNPMRTFHQKLKRVSNTLSHWSRKQYGDIFASVKEFEEQVIQAEENIINDNSEDNRAKLNQINAQGRRRRLFIHQISDEQGNSIQGDDNIASAACAHFEKLFTAEEKQINEDVIKCIPRIVTDQQNELLHSIPTKEELKEVVFSMSPTSAAGPDGMSGKFFHSCWDIICDDLLKLVQHFFNGHCIPKYISHACLVLLPKTEHPNKLSEYRPISLSNFTSKIISKLLCLRLAPILPQLISDNQSGFVKGRSISENIMLAQEIIHNIKRPTVGDNVVIKLDMAKVYETTSGQLINKDKSQFMLPLNTNPDIIDRIGRITGFKCTHGPITYLGCPLYIGRQRIIYYTGMVSKVISKIRGWQNKILSFGGRATLVKSVLQSLPIYLLSAIRPTATTINQIKSLIANFFWGFWWDDWLGIGPLAYHNNHLPRLNNSRVSDYMENGEWNVQKIRKYAPPQLVQQILSTEVDHHSNTDDQACWKLTSHGNFTSKSAWEIVRKKRAKTLIDRCTWHANIPFKASFLLWRAVRQKLPTNDKIVQFGAAPALMGNNPRDLLTEKHTDEVVDCQVQYHATLSHGVELQQLSNNTWSNYSTSTAGGGSFNSRSSLLVGFNFAGTMFKDQQPTIDLHQLNNINCKSSITSAEVNVTNHQQQQPNINNISQRKPPTLNKYIRQHQENPKLGKITANTPPAWFYAFADSWRFNTQLKSPRTRSTAGHVRTSLQPPIQANFFPATPVTKLQQRMKCRVQQLMGNPGR from the exons atgaattggA AACAATCAGGTATTCATGTGACCCCTCTGCAAACAGAAGATACATCCAATGAAATTCAGGCCACACCTCTCCAAATTCATGATTTATCCAATGAGAGGCAGGTGCTTAGTAAAGAAGACAGTTCAGAAGACTTGTCTGATGAatatagggtcactcattctgaagatgaggaagatCCTGACCAGTGGGAGGATGAACAACAGGAAAACCAACAGGAAGCATTCAGATCCACTATGACAGCCTTACTACAGAAAGAAAAtcagcaagaaaaggagaagaatgAGCCACCATCCAAAAGTAAGCAGGAAAGGAAGAAGAGCAAACAAAGTTTCATCAGCAGTTCAGATAATGTTGCTttcaaaagcaacatcaacacaag aattcagctaggtatggataatgcCATGTCCAACACCAACAGCAAAATATGGTTATTTTGGAATAAAGACTGTGTGTGTAATCTTTTGGATCAGGATGAACAGCAGCTTACCTGTAAGATCAGTCATGCAGCTTGGCCTAAACAATATCTCACAACCTTTGTATATGCCAAATGCAAAGACTACATGAGAAGAGATCTATGGGACAAGATGCTGCAATTCTCTGATagagaagaaccttggtgcaccattggagattTCAATGTAATTACTCATGTTGAAGAGAAGATGGGGGGCCAACCTTACAACAtgaacaagagctttgagttCATTAGTGTCATAGAAGCctgtggactcactgatcttgGTTTTCATGGACAACAATTCACATGGTGCAACAAGAGAGATGCAGATGCCAGAatatggaagagacttgacagggccatggtcaATGATGCTTGGTTAGAGGCCATGCCTGTGAGCACTCTTAATCACCTGGCCTCCACAGGTTCTGATCACTGTCCTCTCCTTTTGGAATGTACTGAAAGACAAAGTCCTaccatcaaatatttcaagttcttaCACTGTTGGGCTgaaaatgaaaacttcattgatACTGTAAGATCTTGCTGGGAAAGACCTGTGGATGGAAATCCAATGAGGACTTTCcatcaaaaactgaaaagagtttctaataccCTTAGCCACTGGTCTAGAAAGCAATATGGTGATATATTTGCTTCAGTTAAAGAATTTGAGGAACAGGTTatacaagctgaagagaatatcatcaatgacaaTTCTGAAGATAATAGAGCCAAATTGAATCAGATAAATGCCCA agggagaagaagaaggttgtTCATCCATCAAATCAGTGATGAACAAGGAAACTCTATCCAGGGTGATGACAATATTGCAAGTGCAGCCTGTGCACACTTTGAGAAACTTTTTACTGCTGAGGAGAAacaaatcaatgaagatgtgatTAAATGCATCCCAAGGATAGTTACTGATCAGCAGAATGAATTATTACATTCCATACCTACAAAGGAGGAGCTAAAGGAGGTAGTATTTTCTATGAGTCCTACTTCTGCTGCAGGGCCAGATGGCATGAGTGGTAAGTTCTTTCActcatgctgggatatcatttGTGATGATCTACTGAAGCTGGTGCAGCACTTCTTCAATGGTCACTGTATTCCCAAGTACAtatcacatgcttgtttggttctacttccTAAAACTGAACACCCCAACAAACTGTCAGAGTACAGGCCCATCTCCCTCAGCAACTTCACTAGCAAGATCATATCCAAGCTCCTctgtctcagacttgctcctattctacCTCAGCTCATTTCTGACAATCAGTCAGGATTTGTTAAAGGAAGGAGTATCTCAGAAAATATAATGCTGGCTCAGGAGATTATTCACAACATTAAGAGGCCCACAGTTGGGGACAATGTAGTGATTAAgctggatatggccaag GTTTATGAAACAACTTCAGGCCAGCtaatcaacaaggacaagagccagTTCATGCTTCCTCTTAATACCAATCCTGATATTATTGATAGGATAGGCAGGATCACAGGCTTCAAGTGCACACATggtcccattacttacctggGCTGTCCACTTTACATTGGACGACAGAGAATCATATACTATACaggtatggtgtccaaagttaTAAGCAAAATTAGAGGCTGGCAGAATAAAATACTGAGCTTTGGAGGCAGAGCAACtttggtgaaatcagtgctgcaatctTTACCAATCTACTTGTTATCTGCGATCAGACCTACTGCTACAACTATCAATCAGATTAAAAGCCTCATAGCTAactttttctgggg cttctggtgggatgattggctgggtattggccccctagcttatcataACAACCATCTACCTAGACTCAACAATAGTAGAGTATCTGATTACATGGAGAATGGGGAGTGGAATGTgcaaaaaatcagaaaatacGCCCCTCCTCAACTGGTGCAGCAGATACTAAGTACTGAGGTAGACCATCATTCTAACACAGATGATCAAGCTTGCTGGAAGTTGACTTCACATGGTAACTTCACTTCTAAATCAGCTTGGGAAATAGTTAGGAAGAAAAGAGCCAAGACCCTGATTGATAGATGCACTTGGCATGCTAACATTCCCTTCAAAGCATCTTTCTTACTATGGAGAGCTGTGAGACAGAAACTCCCTACTAATGATAAAATTGTCcagtttggagcagcaccagca CTCATGGGGAATAATCCAAGGGACCTGCTCACTGAGAAGCATactgatgaagtggtggactgcCAAGTCCA GTATCATGCAACTTTGAGCCATGGGGTGGAGTTGCAGCAGCTGAGCAACAACACATGGAGCAACTACAGTACATCAACAGCAGGTGGAGGCTCATTCAACTCTAGGAGTTCCCTTCTTGTTGGTTTTAATTTTGCAGGAACAATGTTTAAGGACCAACAACCCACTATAGACCTGCATCAACTAAACAACATCAATTGCAAAAGCTCCATTACATCAGCAGAAGTGAATGTCACTAATCATCAGCAGCAGCAACCTAACATCAACAACATAAGTCAGAGGAAACCTCCAACACTAAACAAGTACATCAGGCAACACCAAGAGAACCCCAAATTGGGCAAGATTACAGCAAATACACCTCCT GCTTGGTTCTATGCATTTGCAGATAGCTGGAG gttcAATACACAATTGAAATCTCCAAGAACAAGGTCTACAGCAGGGCATGTTAGGACCTCTCTTCAGCCTCCCATTCAAGCCAACTTCTTCCCTGCAACACCTGTAACTAAGCTACAGCAGAGAATGaagtgcagg GTACAACAACTGATGGGAAACCCTGGCAGATGA